The following proteins are co-located in the Imtechella halotolerans genome:
- a CDS encoding rhomboid family intramembrane serine protease, with protein sequence MKTKEIFVFYNGVIVYPFAFVLSIWIVYWLEIQFGVSWSHWGILPRTFEGLPGIFLAPFIHGSLEHLFNNSIPLLLLSAALFYFYRRVSWNVLLVGYIATGILTWIIGRESYHIGASGIIYMLTSFIFFKGIITRYYRLIALSLIIVFLYGGMMWYLFPIEEGISWEGHLSGFLVGMILAFNIKTPELKRVVYAWESPDFNENEDPFIKQFDENGNFISESEIRQQELENDSEIVNQAPKLNYTYVPERKE encoded by the coding sequence ATGAAAACCAAAGAAATATTTGTATTTTATAATGGGGTAATAGTTTATCCATTTGCTTTTGTGTTAAGTATTTGGATTGTATACTGGCTTGAAATTCAGTTTGGAGTCAGTTGGTCCCATTGGGGTATATTGCCGCGTACATTTGAAGGTTTGCCAGGCATTTTTTTGGCTCCCTTTATCCATGGGTCACTTGAACATTTATTTAACAATTCAATTCCCTTACTGTTGTTGTCTGCGGCCTTGTTTTATTTTTATAGACGAGTTTCTTGGAATGTATTATTGGTTGGATACATTGCTACAGGAATTTTGACATGGATTATTGGAAGGGAATCTTATCATATAGGGGCGAGTGGTATTATATATATGTTGACAAGTTTTATTTTTTTTAAAGGAATTATTACGCGCTATTATAGGCTTATTGCACTTTCTCTAATTATTGTTTTTCTATATGGAGGTATGATGTGGTATTTATTTCCTATAGAGGAAGGAATTTCCTGGGAAGGACATTTAAGTGGTTTTTTAGTGGGGATGATATTGGCTTTTAATATCAAAACACCAGAACTTAAAAGAGTGGTTTATGCTTGGGAATCCCCTGATTTCAATGAAAATGAAGATCCATTTATAAAGCAATTTGATGAGAACGGAAACTTTATCTCAGAAAGTGAGATTAGGCAACAAGAATTGGAGAACGATTCTGAAATAGTGAACCAAGCCCCTAAATTAAATTATACCTATGTACCTGAAAGGAAGGAGTAG